In Methanoregula formicica SMSP, the DNA window CTGTCCGCTCGATGAGATGGGCAACTTCGTTGACACTCGCTGTGATCTCTTCGGTTGTTGCAGCCTGTTCCTGAGTCGCAGCAGCGACTTCACTGGCACTATTTGCGACCATCTCGGCGGCTTTCTGAATCGTCTTGAATGCCTCGAGCGCCTGCTGTGCCTCGATTACACCTTTCTTGACAAGAGCCTGTGCACCTTCCATCCCATCCGCGGCCTTCTTGGTGGCAACGTTCAGCTGGATGATCATCTCTTCGATCTTCTCTGCGCTCGAACGGGACTCCTGCGCAAGCGACTTGACCTCAGCGGCCACAACGGCAAAACCCCGCCCGTGTTCACCGGCACGGGCCGCCTCAATCGCGGCATTGAGTGCAAGCAAGTTTGTCTGGCTCGCGATATCGCGGATGAGCACGATGATCTTGCCGATATCGGTCATCTGTTTCTCAATGTTCTGGATTACCTCATAGGTAGTACCTGCTGAGGTTGTGATTTCAGTCATGTCTTTATTGACATTCTCTGCAAGACCTGCCCCAGTCTTTGCCGAATCCTTTGCATTGTTTGCCTGTGTTGAGACACTTTCCATGCTGGACGTAATTTCTTCCACTGCCGCACTCATATCTTGCATGGCTTTCGCCATCTGTTCAATACCCTCGGAGGACTTTTGAGCATTTTCAGAGACAAGACCGGCATTCCTTGCAGTCTGGTTGACGCTCTTTGATGCATCCTCAACGCTTCTCGTTGCGCTGTCGGACGTCGTGGTCAGGTTCTGCATCCGCTTGTTGACATCGCCGATATTGTTCTCCAGGCTGACGAGGATGCCCCGGACCGCGTCCCGAAGTTTCGTGAGTATCTCGTAATTTTCTCTTGTATCGGCATCGGGTTCGGTTATAGTATACCGTTGCGTCAGGTCTCCCTGCGCCATGATACCGTATATCCTGGCCATCTCATTGACTTCGTTTACCACATAGTCCTGGGCCTTGACCATCTTGGTGACATCATTGTAGGCGATGTATACATACTCGATCTCACCTTTTTCGTCCAGCAGGGGAGTGATGGTACGGAGTACTTCAATTTTCCCCTTCGGGGTCTCGATAGTGGACTGCCCGTGGACGGTGCGTTTCCGGGAAACAGCGTCCTCGAATGTTTCTCCGGTATCCTTGAGGTATTTCAGGATTCCCCGGTCCTTGAAGTCGGTAATCTTGATGGAGAGAATGATGTCCTTTGAAACACCAGTAATCCGGCACAGTTCCTGGTTTGCCAGGATATTTTTGTAGTCCTTATCAACCAGCAACTGGGCGATAGGCGTCTGTTCAAATATTGCCTCATAATCTTTCAGGTTTACCATGTTTGAAACACCCACACATAGTGCAATATCACGATTTTCTCATAAAATATTTAAATATTTTGTTTAATGATGATTATTGATATTGATTATTAATGACCACCAATAATGATAAATATCGTTAGCCGACAAAATTCTGGTAATAATTGATGTTGCATGGAACCCGTGAACGAACAGACACGGATCAGGAACCTGCTCAGGGACAATCCCAAGGGGCTGACCATCGAAGATGTCTCAAAGAAGCTCTCGCTCAACCGTGCAACGGCTGCAAAATACCTCAATTCAATGATGATATCAGGGCAGGCTGAGCTCCGCGAGCTTGGCCGTGCAAAAGTCTTCTACCTCTCCCAGCGGCTCCCCCTGACCAACCTGTTAAGCCTGTCTTCAGACTTCATCCTTATTCTCGACCGGGAACTCTTCATCCAGGAAGTTAATGATCCGTTCCTCTCCTTCTTCCACGTAACAAAAGACGAGCTGAAAGGAATACGGATCGATCATTCAGCCCTTGCACAGTATTTTCCCGAGGACTTTGTTGATTCCCTAACAAAGGCTGTCGAGGGAACCGAACTCTCATCTGAAGTTCATCTCCACATTGATAATGATGACCGGTACTTCAAGATCAAGCTGATCCCCCTGGTGTTTGAAAATGGAAGCCATGCTGTCGGAATACTTCTGGAAGATATCACGGAGATGAAGCAGTACCAGCTCGAACTTGAGGAGCGGATCAAAGAGAGGACCAAAAACCTGGAGATCGAGATCGAGCGGCACAAGAGAACGGAGAAAGCGCTCCGCGAGAACGATGCCGTCCTCAAAAGCATGCTTAATGCAACTCCGGTCGGAGTGGGCCTTCTCGTTGACCGGGTTATTCAAAAGGTGAATAATTCCATGTGCGATCTTACCGGTTACACGAAGGCAGAACTGACCGGCCAGAGTGTCAGGATCCTGTACCCTGATGACGAAGAGTATCACCGCATAAATCAAGAGTTATACAATAAAGCCGGTCAGAAAAACGTCAGGATAGTAGAATCACGAATCCTAAGGAAAGACGGATCAGTCATTGATGTTATCATTAACTTAAGCCCGTTCAATCCGGACGATTCCTCCTCCGGGGTTACCGCAACAATCGTCGATATCACCGAACGGAAACGGGCTGCTGATGCATTGCGACAGGCAAGCAACCAGGTTGCACTCTTAACAAGTGTCACGCGCCATGACATCCTGAACAAGATAACCCTGCTGAGAGGGTATATCGGTCGTATGAAGCAACTGGAAACCAGCGATGCATTACAAGAGATCCTGAAAAAAGAAGACGAGATCGCTGATACAATAGCGAACCTCATTACGTTTACCCGGGATTACAAGGATATCGGAATCAAGCCCCCGGACTGGATCAGTGTTGAAGAAACGTCGAGGAGAATGAAAGAGACAGCGAACCTTGGACAGGTCGCCCTCCATCTTCCGGATGATGATTATACCGTGTTCGCCGATCCGCTCATAGAGAAAGTCTTCTATAACCTCTTTGACAATTCCCTTCGCCACGGAGGGAACGTGACAGAGATCCGGATCAGTACCGTTGAAAACGCTGACCGGTTGATCATCCTGTACGAGGACAACGGCATCGGTATTCCGGAGAACGAGAAAGAGATCATCTTTGAACGGGACATGGGAAAGAACACCGGCCTCGGGCTCTTCCTTGCACGGGAGATCCTCGCCATCACCGGAATTACTATAACAGAGACCGGAGAACCCGGGAACGGTGCCCGGTTCGAGATGCATATTCCCAAAGGATCCTATTCGCGCACAGGGACCGCGAGCAAGAAAAACAAGAAAACAAGAAAATCATAGAATAAACCCGCCCCGAGCAAAACCTAGATTAGCGTTCAACAGCAACAGTACAGACGATACGTGGTTTTGACATGCTCGAAGAGGAATACCAGCTCGATTATTTCAAGTCCCAGGGGATGATCCGCAAGGTCTGCAAGGCCTGCGGCTCGGCGTTCTGGACCCGCGATCCCTCGCGGGAAGTCTGCGGTGACGCCCCCTGCGAACCCTATACCTTCATCGGCAACCCGATCTTTAAGCCCCATACCCTCGACACCATGCGCGAGGCGTACCTCTCGTTTTTTGAGAGGCAGGGGCACACCAGGATCGACCGGTACCCGGTTGCCGCCCGATGGCGGGACGACATTTACTTAACGATCGCGTCCATTGCCGATTTCCAGCCGTTCGTGACCAGCGGCGTCGTCCCCCCTCCGGCAAACCCGCTCACCATCTCGCAGCCCTGCATCCGGTTGAACGACCTGGACTCCGTGGGCAAATCCGGCCGGCACCTGACCACCTTCGAGATGATGGCCCACCACGCCTTCAACACGCCCACCGAGGAGATCTACTGGAAGGACCGGACGGTCGAGCTCTGCGACCAGTTCATCGCCTCGATTGGCGGGGACATCAATAAAGTCACCTACAAGGAAAACCCCTGGATCGGCGGCGGCAACGCGGGCCCGAGCGTGGAGGTCTTAATCGGCGGCCTCGAAGTCGCGACGCTTGTATTCATGAGCCTCAGCCGGCAGAAGACACAGGAGAAAGGGTACGAGCTCAACGGCGAGATGTATTACCCGATGAAACTCCGGATCGTCGACACCGGCTACGGCCTCGAACGCTTTGTCTGGGCATCGAAGGGCTCCCCGACCATCTACGACGCAGTATTCCCGGAGATGGTCAGCCATGTCATGGGACTTGCCGGGCTTGACCACATGCTCGGCAACAAGGACTATGCCAAGATCCTTGCGCTCAATGCAAAATATGCCGGCCTCATGGACATCTCGGGCACGAACCTCTTCAACTTACGAAAGAAAGTGGCCGCGGCCATCGATATCTCCCCCGACAAGCTGGACAAGATGATCACCCCGGTCGAGAAGGCCTACGCGATCTGTGACCACACCCGCTGCCTTGCCTACATGCTCGGCGACTGCATCGTGCCCTCGAACGTCCGGGAAGGTTACCTTGCCCGGCTCGTCATCCGGCGGACCCTGCGGCTGATGAACGACCTGAAGATCACAGAACCTCTTGCGGACCTGATCGAGCAGCAGACCCGGATCATGAGCAACCGGAGGTTCGAGCAGGACATCGCGGTGGTTCGCGAGATTTTAGACCGCGAGACCGAGAAGTATGCGGCAACCCTCGAACGTGGCACGCGGATCGTCCAGAAGGTGGCAAAGACCTACAAGGCCAAGAGCCAGCGGGTGCCCCTTGCCGAGGTCATGACCCTCTACGACTCGCACGGCATCCAGCCGGAAATGGTCAAGGAGATCGCGGCAATGGAAGGCGCCGTCGTGGACCTCCCCGACAACTTCTACTCCATTGTTGCGGACATGCACTCCGAGTCAAAACCGGTAGAAGAAGAGGACAAGACTGCACACTACGCAGAGCGCGTCCGTGCCCTCCCACCCACAAAGAAACTCTATTACGAGCAGCCCTCGGACATCGAGTTCGAGGCGGTCGTGCTCGACTTCTTTGACGGATATGCCGTGCTCGACCAGACCCTCTTCTACCCGGAGGGTGGAGGCCAGCCAGCCGATACCGGCACGCTTGTCAGCTCTGACAGTATGGTCCAGGTCGACGGCGTTGTCAAGGTTGGTGAAGTCGTCCTCCACCATATCGCGGGTGGCGTCCTCCGCCGCGGAGAGCGGGTGAAGGGCATGGTGGACGAGGAACGGCGCTGGTCCTTAATGCGCCACCACACGGCGACCCACATCATCCTCCATGCCGCAAAAGAGGTGCTTGGCGCACACATCCACCAGGCCGGTGCCCAGAAAGGCGCGGATAGTTCCCGCGTTGATATCCGGCACTTCAAGCATATCACTGGTGATGAACTTCGGAGGATCGAGATCGCCGCAAACCGGATGATCATGACAAGCCAGCCGGTCGAGATTTCCGTTGAGGACCGCGGCAAGGCAGAGCAAAAATACGGGTTTGGCCTGTACCAGGGCGGCGTCCCGCCGGGCCGTGACATCCGTATCGTGAAGGTTGCCGGGGATATCGAAGCCTGCGCCGGCACCCACTGCCGGAGCACCGGAGAGGTAGGCGTAATCAAGATCATCAGGGTCGAGCATATCCAGGATGGCATCGAACGGATCGAGTTTGCTGCTGGCGTTGCCGCGGTCTACTACATGCAGCACCTCGAGCAGATCGTCGCTTCTGCGGCCGACACCCTCTCCGTCCAGTACGAGAACCTGCCGGCGACCGTGACACGGTTCTTTACCGAGTGGAAGGACCTCAAGAAAGAGGTCGAGCGGATGAACTCGAAGATGGTAGACCTGGAGACACAGGCGCTGATCGCAGAGGTCGTGGGAGGAGTCAACGTTGTCATCAAGCGGGTTGACCTGCCGCAGAAGGAACTCTCGGCGCTTGCCTCATCCGTTGCAGCACGGGGCGGAGTGGCACTCGTCGGGGGTGCCGGCGACACCGCGCGGGTCGTCCTTGCTTCCGGTGACCTCCGGGTCAATGCCGGTGAGATCATCGGGCAGGTCTGCGAGCTCCTCGGGGGCAAGGGCGGGGGAAAACCCAACCTTGCGCAGGGCGGCGGCCCCGAAACCGGCAAACTCGACCTTGCCCTGAAAGTAGGACGTGAACGGATCCTTGCGGCGCTGAATGGCTGATAATGTCCTTGTCCTGGAACCGGGCGATGAGCGGGCACAGAAAATAGCCAAAGCAATGGCCAGTTCCCTTGCAGGCGACATCCTCCAGTTTCTCGCAGACGGGCCAAAAAGCCTGACTGCGATCACCGAGAAGCTCCAGATCCCGATGAATACGGCAAAGTACCATGTGGAGAACCTCCTTGATGCAGGTGTCATCGCGATTGCCGACACAAAATACAGCATCAAGGGGAGGGAGGTCAAGCTCTACTCCCTGACCGACCAGCTCCTCATCGTTGCCCCGCGCCGGGTGGACGTGCGTTCTCTGCTCCTGAAATATGCCTCGCTCTTCGGGATTGTGGCAGTATCGACACTGGCAATCTCAACAATCCTTCCGATGTTCTCCGCTCCGGTAATGAACGCCGAGATGGTCTCGCTCAAGGCGGCGCCGGCACCTGCGGTTGACACTGCTACCGGGGCGGGACGGGAAGCGGGGGCTGTTGCGCTTCAGGCAACGTTCGACACGGCATCAGTAACTGCTCCGGCAACGCTGGACCCGGCCCTTGCGTTCTTCATCGGGGGCATATTCGTCATCGTAATTCTGCTCTGCTACGAAGCATGGCTCTGGAAGAAGACGCGGTGATAGCGAAAGCCCGGGACAATCTTATTACTTTTTAATATCTGCTCTGTAGAAATCCTTCTTACAATGCACTCAGTGGAACTACGAGTGTGACTCCCTCCCTCATTCGAGGAGTGCTGATGTACACTTCTCGACCTCCCTTCGGTCGGCCCCCAAAGGGGGAGTCCGAATGGTCCATCAGGACCATGAGGAAAGAGAAGAACCCGAATGGTTCTTCGAGGGCGAGAAGATGCCGCGCACCTTCTCGTCTCGCGGTCCGATGGCTGCGAAGACAGCCCAAGGGAGCAAGCCCCCTTGACTCCCTATTTTCAACTTTTTTCAGGCCTGCAAACGGCTAAGATCCACGAGGCGAGGGTCGGAAGACCCCGAGCGCCCGTGGCTCCATCCCTATCTGATATAATCCAATACAGGTTTTCTACAGAGACCCCAAATCCACAAACAGTCTGCAGACAGGGTAAAGCAGCCAAAAAAAATTCTTTTATTACTGCACCCGTCGTGCAGCGAGCACCACAGCAATGCCCGCAGCCGCGATACCGGCTGCAACTGTCAGCGGGGAGAGCGGGGACTGTGTGGCCGTGGGCCACGGGGTCGGCACGGTTGTGACAGTCGTACGGGTGGTTTTCACCACAGGCACCGTGGTTGTCGGCACGGTGGTGGCAACGGTCGGGGCAACAACAGTGAAGGACTTGCTCCCGATATACCCGTCGGCATCCGAGAACTCGACCGTGTAATCGCCGCCGCTTGTCACCGCAACTTTCTGGGTGAAGATACCGGCGCCGTTCTTGATATTGTTCTTTGTCTGGATCCACTGGGGCCCGTAGATCCGTCCGTCAGGGCCGTTAACCTCGAGCTCGATGCCATCATTGCCGCCATTCTTGAGTTCCCCCTCGATACGAAGCGCGTCCTTTAAGTCCTGCGTTACGGGAGAGGTGATCTCGATCTCGTCCGACCGGTCGATGACCTTGATCAGCTGCATGGTCGTTGAGTCGGACCGGAGCCGGGCTTCATCGGCACCGGTGTACTGCATCTCGGCCTTGTACGTGCCGCCCGGCAGGCCGGTCGTATCGACGATCACGTACTGCGTCCGCTGGTCGGACTGGATGGTAACCGGTTGTTTCCGGATCTGGGTCGTGGTATACCCGGACTGGTACAGGACAAGGTTGAAGGTTGTCCCGGGCGGGAAGTCGCTGTCTACGCTGCACTTGAGGGAGGCCCCCGCCGCGACCTCTTCACTGCACTTCAGATAGAGCCCGTACGCGGAGACCGGGCCCGCCATTGCCAGAAGAAAAAGTGCGATGAGAAGGATCCTTTTCATGCCTACAGGATCTTTTGTGTGGCGTTAAATGCTTATCTGTATGAACCGTATGCGGGCAGCGGCCCCAAATGCCCGGGTTCAGACCATGCCGGTGAAATTTTCAAGCATCTTCAGGCCCGCGGCCCCGCTCTTCTCGGGATGGAACTGGACGCCATAGACATTACCCCGGAAGACGGCCGATGCAAACGGGCAGATGTATTCAGTCGTTGTCAGGGTGTACTCCGGAGTTGTGTCCGCGTAATAGGAATGGACGAAATAGACGCTCTCATCCGGCCGGACTCCGGCAAGGAGCGGGTTGTCCGGCTTCTCCAGTGTAAGCGAGTTCCAGCCCATGTGGGGCACCTTGAACCCGGCCATCTTCGGGAACCGCTTTACGTTGCCCGGGATGAGCCCGAGCCCCTTG includes these proteins:
- a CDS encoding methyl-accepting chemotaxis protein, which encodes MVNLKDYEAIFEQTPIAQLLVDKDYKNILANQELCRITGVSKDIILSIKITDFKDRGILKYLKDTGETFEDAVSRKRTVHGQSTIETPKGKIEVLRTITPLLDEKGEIEYVYIAYNDVTKMVKAQDYVVNEVNEMARIYGIMAQGDLTQRYTITEPDADTRENYEILTKLRDAVRGILVSLENNIGDVNKRMQNLTTTSDSATRSVEDASKSVNQTARNAGLVSENAQKSSEGIEQMAKAMQDMSAAVEEITSSMESVSTQANNAKDSAKTGAGLAENVNKDMTEITTSAGTTYEVIQNIEKQMTDIGKIIVLIRDIASQTNLLALNAAIEAARAGEHGRGFAVVAAEVKSLAQESRSSAEKIEEMIIQLNVATKKAADGMEGAQALVKKGVIEAQQALEAFKTIQKAAEMVANSASEVAAATQEQAATTEEITASVNEVAHLIERTAKEAGDAAAATEESAAAIDEISHMIKTVNDVALGAMEANRRFKVD
- a CDS encoding PAS domain S-box protein, which encodes MNEQTRIRNLLRDNPKGLTIEDVSKKLSLNRATAAKYLNSMMISGQAELRELGRAKVFYLSQRLPLTNLLSLSSDFILILDRELFIQEVNDPFLSFFHVTKDELKGIRIDHSALAQYFPEDFVDSLTKAVEGTELSSEVHLHIDNDDRYFKIKLIPLVFENGSHAVGILLEDITEMKQYQLELEERIKERTKNLEIEIERHKRTEKALRENDAVLKSMLNATPVGVGLLVDRVIQKVNNSMCDLTGYTKAELTGQSVRILYPDDEEYHRINQELYNKAGQKNVRIVESRILRKDGSVIDVIINLSPFNPDDSSSGVTATIVDITERKRAADALRQASNQVALLTSVTRHDILNKITLLRGYIGRMKQLETSDALQEILKKEDEIADTIANLITFTRDYKDIGIKPPDWISVEETSRRMKETANLGQVALHLPDDDYTVFADPLIEKVFYNLFDNSLRHGGNVTEIRISTVENADRLIILYEDNGIGIPENEKEIIFERDMGKNTGLGLFLAREILAITGITITETGEPGNGARFEMHIPKGSYSRTGTASKKNKKTRKS
- the alaS gene encoding alanine--tRNA ligase yields the protein MLEEEYQLDYFKSQGMIRKVCKACGSAFWTRDPSREVCGDAPCEPYTFIGNPIFKPHTLDTMREAYLSFFERQGHTRIDRYPVAARWRDDIYLTIASIADFQPFVTSGVVPPPANPLTISQPCIRLNDLDSVGKSGRHLTTFEMMAHHAFNTPTEEIYWKDRTVELCDQFIASIGGDINKVTYKENPWIGGGNAGPSVEVLIGGLEVATLVFMSLSRQKTQEKGYELNGEMYYPMKLRIVDTGYGLERFVWASKGSPTIYDAVFPEMVSHVMGLAGLDHMLGNKDYAKILALNAKYAGLMDISGTNLFNLRKKVAAAIDISPDKLDKMITPVEKAYAICDHTRCLAYMLGDCIVPSNVREGYLARLVIRRTLRLMNDLKITEPLADLIEQQTRIMSNRRFEQDIAVVREILDRETEKYAATLERGTRIVQKVAKTYKAKSQRVPLAEVMTLYDSHGIQPEMVKEIAAMEGAVVDLPDNFYSIVADMHSESKPVEEEDKTAHYAERVRALPPTKKLYYEQPSDIEFEAVVLDFFDGYAVLDQTLFYPEGGGQPADTGTLVSSDSMVQVDGVVKVGEVVLHHIAGGVLRRGERVKGMVDEERRWSLMRHHTATHIILHAAKEVLGAHIHQAGAQKGADSSRVDIRHFKHITGDELRRIEIAANRMIMTSQPVEISVEDRGKAEQKYGFGLYQGGVPPGRDIRIVKVAGDIEACAGTHCRSTGEVGVIKIIRVEHIQDGIERIEFAAGVAAVYYMQHLEQIVASAADTLSVQYENLPATVTRFFTEWKDLKKEVERMNSKMVDLETQALIAEVVGGVNVVIKRVDLPQKELSALASSVAARGGVALVGGAGDTARVVLASGDLRVNAGEIIGQVCELLGGKGGGKPNLAQGGGPETGKLDLALKVGRERILAALNG
- a CDS encoding ArsR/SmtB family transcription factor, translated to MADNVLVLEPGDERAQKIAKAMASSLAGDILQFLADGPKSLTAITEKLQIPMNTAKYHVENLLDAGVIAIADTKYSIKGREVKLYSLTDQLLIVAPRRVDVRSLLLKYASLFGIVAVSTLAISTILPMFSAPVMNAEMVSLKAAPAPAVDTATGAGREAGAVALQATFDTASVTAPATLDPALAFFIGGIFVIVILLCYEAWLWKKTR
- the hisH gene encoding imidazole glycerol phosphate synthase subunit HisH, with protein sequence MTQIAIIDYGVGNLRSVMRGLEKAGAAIVVTCDPEEIAASDGIVLPGVGAFREAMDKLGTLQEVVIQSSREVPLLGICLGMQMLLETSEEHGFHKGLGLIPGNVKRFPKMAGFKVPHMGWNSLTLEKPDNPLLAGVRPDESVYFVHSYYADTTPEYTLTTTEYICPFASAVFRGNVYGVQFHPEKSGAAGLKMLENFTGMV